In Nocardia sp. BMG111209, a genomic segment contains:
- a CDS encoding 3-hydroxybutyryl-CoA dehydrogenase, with amino-acid sequence MSEKIQRVGIVGAGQMGAGIAEVCARAHVDVLVFEPTRELAAAGRARILRSLDRGVSSGKITEREREQTAWRLRFTSDIGDFADRQLVVEAVVENEEVKTSIFAQLDKVVTDPDAVLASNTSSIPIMKIAVATANPERVVGMHFFNPVPVLPLVELVTTLKTSAAVSERAEAFAATVLGKQVVRSADRSGFVVNALLVPYLLSAIRMVESGFATKEDVDKAMVLGCAHPMGPLALTDLVGLDTVKSIADSMYAEFKEPLYSAPPLLMRMVEAGLLGKKAGAGFYQYSNNR; translated from the coding sequence ATGAGCGAGAAGATTCAGCGCGTCGGCATCGTCGGCGCCGGACAGATGGGCGCCGGCATCGCGGAGGTCTGCGCCCGGGCGCACGTGGATGTGCTCGTGTTCGAACCCACCCGGGAACTGGCCGCCGCGGGCCGGGCCCGGATCCTGCGGTCGCTGGACCGCGGGGTGTCCAGCGGCAAGATCACCGAGCGGGAGCGCGAGCAGACCGCCTGGCGGCTGCGTTTCACCTCCGATATCGGCGACTTCGCCGACCGCCAGCTGGTGGTCGAGGCGGTCGTGGAGAACGAGGAGGTGAAGACCTCGATCTTCGCCCAGCTGGACAAGGTGGTGACCGATCCGGACGCGGTGCTCGCGTCCAACACCTCCTCGATCCCGATCATGAAGATCGCGGTGGCCACCGCCAACCCCGAGCGCGTGGTCGGCATGCACTTCTTCAATCCCGTGCCGGTGCTGCCCCTGGTCGAGCTGGTCACCACGCTGAAGACCAGTGCCGCCGTGTCGGAGCGCGCGGAAGCGTTCGCCGCCACCGTGCTCGGCAAGCAGGTGGTGCGCTCGGCCGACCGGTCCGGATTCGTGGTGAACGCGCTGCTGGTGCCGTACCTGCTGTCGGCGATCCGGATGGTCGAATCCGGCTTCGCCACCAAGGAGGACGTCGACAAGGCCATGGTGCTCGGCTGTGCCCATCCGATGGGCCCGCTGGCGCTGACCGATCTGGTCGGCCTCGACACCGTGAAATCCATCGCCGACTCGATGTATGCCGAGTTCAAGGAACCGCTGTACTCGGCGCCGCCGCTGCTCATGCGCATGGTCGAGGCGGGACTGCTCGGCAAGAAGGCCGGCGCCGGCTTCTACCAGTACTCGAACAACCGCTAG
- a CDS encoding inositol monophosphatase family protein: MTDTEALWDMLDDRLLPLFRQYRRNLSDLRVDTKADDTLLSEADIAVQTAIIDTISHLFPGSEFVAEEDDWTAPTSGDPTWIVDPIDGTAEFVVPGRREFCSVVCRVDRGIPSAAYVLAPELGTGGTPISIHWAEGVTVDGQPAPPLPAADRPGRASVTRSADVPARRFESELADIGCRMKVRTTSQTLDMVRTCIDLTAWTGESQERFDLFYRTDQKIWDGAAGIGLSLAMGRSATDGRGAALVPLSEEFLNLREPVLAETVSGAEGCVRWFTELLAESRSI, from the coding sequence ATGACCGACACCGAGGCGCTGTGGGACATGCTGGACGACCGGCTGCTGCCGTTGTTCCGGCAATATCGTCGGAATTTGTCCGATCTGCGTGTCGACACCAAAGCCGACGACACGCTTCTCTCCGAAGCGGATATCGCGGTGCAAACGGCGATCATCGATACGATTTCGCACCTTTTCCCGGGTTCCGAGTTCGTCGCCGAGGAAGACGATTGGACGGCGCCGACCAGTGGCGACCCGACCTGGATCGTCGACCCGATCGATGGCACAGCGGAATTCGTGGTACCCGGGCGGCGCGAGTTCTGCAGCGTCGTGTGCCGGGTCGACCGCGGAATACCTTCTGCCGCATATGTGCTCGCCCCCGAGCTCGGTACCGGAGGAACGCCGATCTCGATCCACTGGGCGGAGGGGGTGACCGTCGACGGGCAACCGGCGCCGCCGCTTCCGGCTGCAGACCGGCCGGGCCGGGCATCCGTCACTCGCAGTGCCGATGTGCCCGCGCGTCGCTTCGAGAGCGAACTCGCGGACATCGGCTGCCGGATGAAGGTGCGCACCACATCCCAGACGCTCGACATGGTGCGTACCTGCATAGATCTCACCGCCTGGACCGGGGAGTCGCAGGAGCGGTTCGACCTGTTCTACCGAACCGACCAGAAGATCTGGGACGGTGCGGCAGGCATCGGCCTGAGTCTCGCCATGGGGCGATCGGCCACGGACGGTCGCGGTGCGGCCCTCGTGCCTCTGAGCGAGGAATTCTTGAATCTCCGGGAACCGGTGCTCGCCGAAACCGTCTCGGGCGCCGAGGGTTGCGTCCGGTGGTTCACCGAGCTACTCGCGGAGTCCCGGAGTATCTGA
- the aceA gene encoding isocitrate lyase, whose product MSNVGTPKTAAEIQKDWDTNPRWKGITRNYTPEQVVKLQGSVVEEHTLARRGAEILWEQVNNEDYINALGALTGNMAVQQVRAGLKAIYLSGWQVAGDANLSGHTYPDQSLYPANSVPSVVRRINNALLRADEIARVEGDNSVDNWLVPIVADGEAGFGGALNVYELQKAMIAAGAAGTHWEDQLASEKKCGHLGGKVLIPTSQHIRTLTSARLAADVAGTPTVVIARTDAEAATLITSDVDERDQEFISGERTAEGFYHLRNGIEPCIARAKAYAPYSDLIWMETGTPDLELARKFAESVKSEFPDQLLSYNCSPSFNWKQHLDDATIAKFQRELGAMGFKFQFITLAGFHALNYSMFDLAYGYAREGMSAYVELQEREFAAEERGYTATKHQREVGAGYFDTIATTVDPNTSTAALKGSTEEGQFH is encoded by the coding sequence ATGTCGAACGTCGGCACCCCCAAGACCGCTGCGGAAATCCAGAAGGATTGGGACACCAACCCGCGGTGGAAGGGCATCACCCGCAACTACACGCCCGAACAGGTCGTGAAGCTGCAGGGTTCGGTCGTCGAGGAGCACACATTGGCTCGCCGCGGCGCCGAGATCCTGTGGGAGCAGGTCAACAACGAGGACTACATCAACGCGCTCGGTGCACTCACCGGCAATATGGCCGTGCAGCAGGTGCGCGCCGGCCTGAAGGCCATCTACCTCTCGGGCTGGCAGGTCGCCGGTGACGCGAACCTGTCCGGTCACACCTACCCGGACCAGTCCCTGTACCCGGCCAACTCGGTGCCCTCCGTGGTCCGCCGGATCAACAACGCGCTGCTGCGCGCCGACGAGATCGCCCGCGTCGAGGGCGACAACTCGGTCGACAACTGGCTGGTCCCGATCGTGGCCGACGGTGAGGCCGGTTTCGGTGGCGCGCTGAACGTCTACGAGCTGCAGAAGGCCATGATCGCCGCGGGCGCCGCCGGCACCCACTGGGAGGATCAGCTGGCCTCGGAGAAGAAGTGCGGCCACCTCGGTGGCAAGGTGCTGATCCCGACCTCGCAGCACATCCGCACCCTGACTTCCGCCCGCCTGGCCGCGGACGTGGCCGGCACCCCGACCGTGGTGATCGCCCGTACCGACGCCGAGGCGGCGACCCTGATCACCTCCGATGTGGACGAGCGCGACCAGGAGTTCATCTCCGGCGAGCGTACCGCGGAGGGCTTCTACCACCTGCGCAACGGCATCGAGCCCTGCATCGCCCGCGCCAAGGCCTACGCGCCGTACTCCGACCTGATCTGGATGGAGACCGGCACCCCGGACCTGGAGCTGGCCCGCAAGTTCGCCGAGTCGGTCAAGAGCGAGTTCCCCGATCAGCTGCTGTCCTACAACTGCTCGCCGTCGTTCAACTGGAAGCAGCACCTGGACGACGCGACCATCGCGAAGTTCCAGCGTGAGCTGGGCGCCATGGGCTTCAAGTTCCAGTTCATCACCCTGGCCGGCTTCCACGCGCTGAACTACAGCATGTTCGACCTGGCCTACGGCTACGCCCGCGAGGGCATGTCCGCCTACGTCGAGCTGCAGGAGCGCGAGTTCGCCGCCGAGGAGCGCGGGTACACCGCCACCAAGCATCAGCGTGAGGTCGGCGCCGGGTACTTCGACACCATCGCCACCACCGTGGATCCGAACACCTCGACCGCGGCGCTGAAGGGCTCGACCGAAGAAGGCCAGTTCCACTGA
- a CDS encoding molybdopterin cofactor-binding domain-containing protein: protein MKFEVDGHAIDAQPRPGQCLRTLLREHGRFAVKKGCDAGDCGACTVLVDGTAMHACLYPAYRVEGRVVTTAAGLGTVADPHPVQRRFAEAGAFQCGFCTAGMVVTASELDRDGVTAAELPDRLKGNLCRCTGYRPIAAAVLGVDDEPAQPAGPRALRIVTGTEPFTLDTEPAAPEPGPDHDVDGPPAAVLHLAVRTSPYPHARIVSIDTAAAEAIPGVCAVLTADDSPAFTFSTARHQLREDDPDDTVILDRVVRFAGQRVAAVVAETLDIARAACRALRIEYEQLPAVFDPEAALRAEAPKLHGDKPVASRIADTGRNLVAEVHGRTGDLEAGSAAAAAVVTGVWRTPRVQHVHLETHGSIGWIDDTGRLVIRTSTQVPFLVRDELCRVFALPRNRIRVLAARVGGGFGAKQEMLTEDLVALAVLRTGAPVQYEFTRSDQFTSAPCRHPMRVAVTAGADADGRLTALAVDVLSDAGAYGNHSAGVLFHSVSESVALYRCPNKRIDGRAVYTNNLPSGAFRGYGLGQVGFALESAMDELARRLGIDPFEFRRRNVVVPGDDLIGGFCTPDDDLGFGSYGLDQCLDLAEAALRRGNGVRPPAGRWRIGEGMAAAMIATIPPRGHRATAEAVLLCDGDYEIRVGTAEFGNGSTTVHARLAAAALHTDVSRIRLRHADTDVTEHDTGAFGSTGIVVAGKAVHTACTRLERQILARAAALSDRDGTLAAEGVYCGDRLLTAGELLAAGPLRATAEHDGSPRSVSFNVHAVRVAVHADTGVVRILQSVQAADAGTVLDARQCRGQVEGGAAQAIGSALYEDMRVENGVVGAKTLRHYHIPQLADLPITEVLFADTTDALGPLGAKSMSESPYNPVAPALANAVRDAIGVRPYELPMTADRIWSLLDEKA, encoded by the coding sequence GTGAAGTTCGAGGTGGACGGTCACGCGATCGACGCACAGCCGCGACCCGGGCAGTGCCTGCGCACGCTGTTGCGCGAGCACGGGCGGTTCGCGGTCAAGAAGGGTTGCGACGCGGGCGATTGCGGTGCGTGCACGGTGCTCGTCGACGGAACGGCGATGCACGCCTGCCTGTATCCCGCGTACCGGGTCGAGGGGCGGGTCGTGACGACCGCCGCGGGGCTCGGAACGGTGGCGGATCCGCATCCGGTGCAGCGCCGGTTCGCCGAGGCGGGGGCGTTCCAGTGCGGATTCTGCACCGCCGGGATGGTGGTCACCGCAAGCGAACTCGATCGCGACGGGGTCACCGCGGCGGAGTTGCCGGATCGGCTCAAGGGAAATCTGTGCCGCTGCACGGGATATCGGCCGATCGCCGCGGCCGTGCTGGGTGTGGACGACGAACCGGCGCAGCCGGCCGGGCCCCGGGCGCTGCGGATCGTCACGGGCACCGAGCCGTTCACGTTGGACACCGAGCCGGCCGCGCCGGAGCCGGGACCGGATCACGATGTGGACGGGCCGCCGGCGGCGGTCCTGCATCTGGCGGTGCGCACCAGCCCGTATCCACACGCCCGGATCGTCTCGATCGATACCGCGGCGGCCGAGGCGATTCCGGGCGTGTGCGCGGTGCTCACCGCCGACGACAGTCCCGCCTTCACCTTCTCGACCGCGCGGCACCAATTGCGGGAGGACGATCCGGACGACACCGTGATCCTCGATCGGGTGGTGCGTTTCGCCGGGCAGCGGGTGGCGGCCGTGGTGGCCGAGACGCTCGATATCGCCCGCGCCGCCTGCCGTGCGCTGCGGATCGAGTACGAGCAGTTGCCCGCGGTCTTCGATCCCGAGGCGGCGTTGCGCGCGGAGGCGCCGAAACTGCACGGGGACAAGCCCGTTGCGTCCCGCATCGCCGATACCGGCCGCAATCTGGTCGCGGAGGTGCACGGCCGCACGGGCGATCTCGAGGCCGGGTCGGCCGCGGCCGCGGCGGTGGTCACGGGGGTGTGGCGGACCCCGCGGGTGCAGCACGTCCATCTGGAGACGCACGGCAGTATCGGCTGGATCGACGACACCGGCCGGCTGGTGATCCGCACCAGTACCCAGGTGCCGTTCCTGGTGCGCGACGAACTGTGCCGGGTGTTCGCGTTGCCCCGCAACCGGATCCGGGTGCTGGCCGCGCGCGTCGGTGGTGGTTTCGGCGCCAAACAGGAGATGCTGACCGAGGATCTGGTGGCGCTGGCGGTGCTGCGCACCGGAGCGCCGGTGCAGTACGAGTTCACCCGATCCGATCAGTTCACTTCCGCGCCCTGCCGGCATCCGATGCGGGTGGCGGTGACGGCCGGGGCCGACGCCGACGGCCGGTTGACCGCGCTCGCGGTCGACGTCCTCTCCGATGCCGGGGCCTACGGAAATCACAGTGCCGGAGTGCTTTTCCATTCGGTCAGTGAATCGGTCGCGCTGTATCGCTGCCCCAACAAGCGCATCGACGGGCGGGCGGTCTACACCAACAATCTGCCGTCGGGCGCGTTCCGGGGTTACGGCCTGGGTCAGGTCGGCTTCGCGCTGGAATCCGCGATGGACGAACTGGCGCGGCGGCTGGGCATCGATCCGTTCGAATTCCGCCGGCGCAACGTGGTCGTGCCCGGTGACGACCTGATCGGCGGATTCTGCACGCCGGACGACGATCTCGGTTTCGGCAGTTACGGTCTGGACCAGTGCCTGGATCTGGCCGAGGCGGCGCTGCGCCGGGGCAACGGGGTACGGCCGCCGGCCGGACGCTGGCGGATCGGCGAGGGGATGGCCGCCGCCATGATCGCCACCATCCCGCCGCGCGGGCACCGGGCCACCGCCGAGGCGGTGCTGCTCTGCGACGGCGATTACGAGATCCGGGTGGGCACAGCCGAATTCGGCAACGGCAGCACCACCGTACATGCTCGGCTGGCCGCCGCCGCGCTGCACACCGACGTGTCCCGGATCCGGTTGCGGCACGCCGACACCGATGTCACCGAACACGACACCGGCGCCTTCGGTTCCACCGGAATCGTGGTGGCGGGCAAGGCGGTGCACACCGCGTGCACCCGCCTGGAGCGGCAGATCCTCGCCCGCGCGGCCGCTCTCAGCGACCGGGACGGCACCCTCGCGGCCGAGGGGGTGTACTGCGGGGATCGGCTGCTCACCGCGGGTGAGCTTCTCGCTGCCGGACCGTTGCGCGCCACCGCGGAACACGACGGCAGTCCGCGCTCGGTGTCGTTCAATGTGCACGCCGTGCGGGTCGCGGTGCACGCCGACACCGGTGTGGTCCGGATCCTGCAATCCGTGCAGGCCGCCGACGCGGGCACCGTCCTCGATGCGCGGCAGTGCCGCGGTCAGGTCGAAGGTGGTGCGGCGCAGGCGATCGGCAGCGCGCTGTACGAGGACATGCGGGTGGAGAACGGGGTGGTCGGCGCGAAGACGTTGCGCCACTACCACATTCCGCAGCTCGCGGACCTGCCGATCACCGAGGTGCTGTTCGCCGACACCACCGACGCGCTCGGCCCGCTCGGCGCCAAGTCGATGAGCGAATCCCCCTACAACCCGGTCGCTCCCGCACTGGCCAACGCCGTGCGGGACGCGATCGGGGTGCGGCCGTACGAACTACCGATGACCGCGGACCGGATCTGGTCGCTGCTCGACGAGAAGGCTTGA
- the metE gene encoding 5-methyltetrahydropteroyltriglutamate--homocysteine S-methyltransferase: protein MVNVADGFGSSILGYPRIGPHRELKRALEAYWHGELSREKLLATGREIQDTQFAELHAAGLTQVPGNTFSFYDHVLDNALLFGAVPKRFEPYRDDLHPLDFYFLMARGRPDLPPLELVRLFDSTYHYRQPELDADTEFSLHPEALLDEFDRAMAQGIELRPVVLGPVSLLLLSKAGRVPGETEFDRLALLDRLLPVYEQLLEILAKRGSTCVQLDEPCFTSDRTPAELTAFEAAYQRLSTAPLRPRILVTGQYGDFGEAVRILAGTSVEAIGLDLAAHRIRPEELARIPGIRRKRLYAGVISGTNVWRADRYVTLQYLHELSQVCPDLVVSTGSTLLHVPYDLLVEYDIDGHVADRLAFAKQKVLEVVSLAKALTEGPSQGWRQRPREVHFKQKHAVRQRVYAVTPQMREREPYEQRRLAQRERLDLPLVPATTLGSFPQTDTIRQARYELGEGRLSLEEYRKRIEAEIESTIRLQEDIGLDVLVHGEHERNDMVQYFAELLDGFATTHFGWVQVYGSRCVRPPILFGDVARPQPMTVDWITYAQSLTAKPVKGIVTGPVTMVARSFVRQDQPLHETADQVALAIRDELADLERAGVAIIQVDEPSIRELLPLRTGGRHEYLRWAVNAFRLATSGVRADTQIHTHIAYSGRAEIVRAIEELDADVTAIVATRSIEWVLNALNDDAAGGHGLSHGVGPGVYESRSARIPDIDELDELLTAAAAAITPHRLWANPDGGLKTRHYWQLEPSLRNLVAAARRVRRRTEQTNPATV, encoded by the coding sequence ATGGTCAACGTCGCGGACGGGTTCGGGTCCAGCATCCTCGGTTATCCGAGGATCGGGCCGCACCGGGAACTCAAGCGCGCGCTGGAGGCGTACTGGCACGGCGAACTGTCGCGGGAGAAGCTGCTGGCGACCGGCCGGGAGATCCAGGACACGCAGTTCGCGGAACTGCACGCGGCCGGGCTCACCCAGGTGCCGGGCAATACGTTCTCCTTCTACGACCATGTGCTCGACAACGCGCTGTTGTTCGGCGCGGTGCCGAAGCGGTTCGAACCGTACCGTGACGATCTGCATCCGCTGGACTTCTACTTCCTGATGGCGCGCGGCCGGCCCGATCTGCCGCCGCTGGAACTGGTCCGGCTGTTCGACTCCACGTACCACTACCGGCAGCCGGAGCTGGACGCCGACACCGAGTTCTCGCTGCATCCCGAGGCGCTGCTCGACGAATTCGATCGGGCCATGGCCCAGGGCATCGAATTGCGGCCGGTGGTACTGGGACCGGTGTCGCTGCTGCTGCTGTCGAAGGCGGGCCGGGTGCCCGGCGAGACCGAATTCGACCGGCTGGCGCTGCTGGACCGGCTGCTACCGGTCTACGAACAGCTGCTGGAGATCCTGGCCAAGCGCGGATCGACCTGTGTGCAGCTGGACGAGCCCTGCTTCACCAGCGACCGCACCCCGGCCGAACTCACGGCGTTCGAGGCTGCGTACCAACGACTTTCGACTGCGCCGCTACGGCCGCGGATCCTGGTCACCGGTCAGTACGGCGATTTCGGTGAGGCGGTGCGCATCCTGGCCGGAACCTCGGTGGAGGCCATCGGTCTCGATCTCGCGGCGCACCGGATCCGGCCGGAGGAGCTGGCCCGGATTCCCGGGATCCGGCGGAAGCGGTTGTACGCGGGCGTGATCAGCGGCACCAACGTGTGGCGCGCGGATCGCTATGTCACCCTGCAGTATCTGCACGAGCTGTCCCAGGTGTGCCCGGATCTGGTGGTGTCCACCGGATCCACGCTGTTGCACGTGCCCTACGACCTGCTCGTCGAATACGATATCGACGGCCATGTGGCCGATCGCCTGGCCTTCGCGAAACAAAAAGTGCTGGAAGTGGTTTCGCTTGCAAAGGCGCTGACCGAGGGCCCGTCGCAGGGCTGGCGGCAGCGGCCGCGCGAGGTGCACTTCAAGCAGAAACACGCTGTGCGGCAACGGGTCTACGCGGTCACCCCGCAGATGCGCGAGCGTGAACCGTACGAGCAGCGCCGTCTCGCGCAGCGCGAACGCCTCGACCTGCCGCTGGTGCCCGCCACCACGCTCGGCTCCTTCCCGCAGACCGATACGATCCGGCAGGCCCGCTACGAACTGGGCGAAGGCCGGTTGTCGCTGGAGGAGTACCGCAAGCGGATCGAGGCCGAGATCGAATCGACCATCCGGTTGCAGGAGGACATCGGCCTGGACGTCCTCGTGCACGGCGAGCACGAGCGCAACGACATGGTCCAGTATTTCGCGGAACTGCTGGACGGCTTCGCCACCACCCACTTCGGCTGGGTGCAGGTGTACGGCTCGCGCTGCGTGCGCCCGCCGATCCTGTTCGGCGATGTGGCCAGGCCGCAGCCGATGACCGTGGACTGGATCACCTACGCGCAGTCGCTGACCGCCAAACCGGTGAAGGGCATCGTGACCGGCCCGGTGACGATGGTGGCCCGCTCGTTCGTGCGGCAGGACCAGCCGCTGCACGAGACCGCCGACCAGGTGGCCCTGGCCATCCGCGACGAACTGGCCGATCTGGAACGAGCCGGTGTGGCGATCATCCAGGTCGACGAGCCGTCGATCCGGGAACTGCTGCCCCTGCGCACCGGCGGCCGCCACGAATACCTGCGCTGGGCGGTGAACGCCTTCCGCCTCGCCACCTCCGGCGTGCGCGCGGACACCCAGATCCACACGCACATCGCCTATTCCGGCCGCGCCGAGATCGTCCGCGCGATCGAGGAACTCGACGCCGACGTCACCGCGATCGTCGCCACCCGCTCCATCGAATGGGTGCTGAACGCCTTGAACGACGATGCCGCCGGCGGCCACGGCCTCTCCCACGGCGTGGGACCCGGTGTGTACGAAAGCCGTTCGGCCCGCATCCCCGACATCGACGAACTCGACGAACTCCTCACCGCCGCCGCCGCGGCCATCACCCCCCACCGCCTCTGGGCCAACCCCGACGGCGGCCTGAAAACCCGCCACTACTGGCAACTGGAACCCTCCCTCCGCAACCTGGTCGCCGCCGCCCGCCGCGTCCGCCGCCGCACCGAACAAACGAATCCCGCCACGGTCTGA
- a CDS encoding lipase family protein, whose protein sequence is MRKLSTAATALAAAALLATGVSTLPPTAVADPGTASAAGTGALSAAATGTPAAADTGTLTEILPLSAAATLPGSVDAHRFLYRTTTAGDAPTVASAAIYFPPGEAPAGGWPVIAWAHGTIGLADECAYSIAGPGAVDRDWAYLGAWLKQGYAIVAADYAGLGTGGDHPYLNGRVEAHNVVDAVQAATGAWDTLSHRWVVVGQSQGAGAAVTTARYATEYGGPGLDYRGAVATGTPAYIEDVVTALGPGVPPVALPAGITAYALYILNGLRTSFPNLNIDSYLSDTGRYWVDRAHDECLLPLEQELHDRKVIGGDLLARPLADLPDAHNLLHDYLGLPETGYDRPLFLGQGLQDTDVLTPETLRFIAVLTANGQPVTARTYPTDHSGTVNASLVDSVPFVRNLFR, encoded by the coding sequence ATGCGGAAACTGTCGACCGCCGCGACCGCGCTCGCGGCCGCGGCGCTGCTGGCCACCGGAGTCTCGACGCTGCCGCCCACGGCCGTGGCCGACCCGGGCACCGCTTCGGCGGCCGGCACCGGAGCGCTGTCGGCCGCTGCCACCGGGACACCGGCGGCAGCCGACACCGGCACGCTGACCGAGATCCTGCCGTTGTCGGCCGCGGCGACCCTGCCGGGTTCGGTCGACGCGCATCGCTTCCTCTACCGCACCACCACCGCGGGTGACGCGCCGACCGTGGCGAGCGCGGCGATCTACTTCCCGCCCGGCGAGGCCCCGGCCGGCGGCTGGCCGGTGATCGCCTGGGCGCACGGGACCATCGGCCTGGCCGACGAATGCGCCTACAGCATCGCCGGGCCGGGTGCGGTGGACCGGGACTGGGCCTATCTCGGCGCCTGGCTGAAGCAGGGCTACGCGATCGTGGCCGCCGACTACGCCGGGCTCGGCACCGGGGGCGACCATCCGTACCTCAACGGCCGGGTCGAGGCCCACAACGTGGTCGACGCGGTACAGGCCGCGACCGGTGCATGGGACACGCTGTCGCACCGCTGGGTGGTCGTCGGCCAGTCCCAGGGCGCCGGCGCGGCCGTGACCACGGCGCGCTACGCCACCGAGTACGGCGGCCCCGGACTCGACTACCGCGGCGCGGTCGCGACCGGCACCCCGGCCTACATCGAGGACGTGGTGACCGCGCTCGGCCCCGGCGTGCCGCCGGTGGCGCTGCCCGCCGGGATCACCGCCTACGCGCTCTACATCCTCAACGGCCTGCGCACCAGCTTCCCGAACCTGAACATCGACTCGTACCTCTCGGACACCGGCCGGTACTGGGTCGACCGCGCGCACGACGAATGCCTGCTCCCGCTGGAGCAGGAACTGCACGACCGCAAGGTGATCGGCGGCGACCTCCTCGCTCGCCCCCTCGCCGATCTCCCCGACGCGCACAACCTGCTGCACGACTATCTGGGCCTGCCCGAAACCGGTTACGACCGGCCGCTGTTCCTGGGTCAGGGCCTGCAGGACACCGACGTGCTGACCCCGGAGACCCTGCGCTTCATCGCCGTGCTGACCGCCAACGGCCAGCCGGTCACGGCCAGGACCTATCCGACCGATCACAGCGGTACCGTCAACGCCTCCCTGGTCGACTCGGTTCCGTTCGTGCGCAACCTGTTCCGCTGA
- a CDS encoding xanthine dehydrogenase family protein subunit M, giving the protein MDLDTIREVIVARERADLEALGPNSAVLAGGTWLFSEPQDRLDRLVDITALDWPALVVTPAGLEIAATCTLAEFDAAAGVREATPAMSGVVGGAGSVALPAEWVAVRLFSQACRALVASYKIRRAATVGGNVCLGLPAGAVLAALVALDGTAVVWLPDGGERSIPLARFVIGPGRTVLRPGEVVRSIRLDDAKLRSRTAFRKVALAPLGRSGAVVMGRRDADGRCAITLSAATVRPTVLEFGAVPEDSELVATVLGLDRGVWFDDPHGTPAWRRHVCTVLGREVLAELREVRS; this is encoded by the coding sequence ATGGATCTCGATACGATCCGCGAGGTGATCGTGGCCCGGGAGCGCGCCGATCTCGAAGCGCTGGGCCCGAATTCGGCCGTGCTGGCCGGCGGCACCTGGCTGTTCTCGGAGCCACAGGATCGGCTGGACCGGCTGGTGGACATCACCGCCCTGGACTGGCCCGCCCTCGTCGTCACTCCCGCCGGCCTGGAAATCGCGGCGACCTGCACGCTCGCCGAATTCGACGCGGCGGCCGGCGTGCGGGAGGCGACTCCGGCGATGTCGGGGGTTGTGGGTGGTGCCGGGTCGGTGGCGTTGCCTGCGGAATGGGTTGCGGTTCGGTTGTTTTCGCAGGCTTGCCGGGCGTTGGTGGCGTCGTACAAGATTCGGCGTGCGGCGACGGTCGGGGGCAATGTGTGCTTGGGGTTGCCCGCCGGCGCGGTGCTGGCCGCGCTGGTGGCGCTGGACGGGACCGCGGTGGTGTGGCTGCCGGACGGTGGGGAGCGTTCGATTCCGCTGGCGCGGTTCGTCATCGGGCCGGGGCGGACGGTGTTGCGGCCGGGGGAGGTGGTGCGGTCGATTCGGCTCGACGACGCGAAACTGCGCTCTCGCACGGCCTTCCGGAAGGTGGCGCTCGCGCCGCTGGGCCGTTCCGGTGCGGTGGTGATGGGGCGCCGGGATGCGGACGGTCGCTGCGCGATCACGCTCAGTGCGGCGACGGTCCGGCCGACGGTGCTGGAATTCGGTGCGGTGCCGGAGGATAGCGAATTGGTGGCTACTGTGCTCGGGCTGGATCGCGGTGTCTGGTTCGACGATCCGCACGGGACGCCCGCCTGGCGGCGGCACGTCTGCACGGTGCTCGGTCGCGAGGTGCTGGCCGAATTGCGGGAGGTGCGGTCGTGA